One Nicotiana tomentosiformis chromosome 1, ASM39032v3, whole genome shotgun sequence genomic window, TAGTTTATATAGTGCTCGTCCAGCCCAATCTTCTTTCAGTGCAATGCCATCATAGAGTTCATACTCAGTCCCATCTATTCATGTTTCTtcaagtgggtattcaggtcctcAAGGTCAGTCACAGACTCATCAACCTTgccagaggaggggttgttttgagtgtggagacttgaGATCTCAAAAGGGATTGCCCTAGATATTTTAGTAGTGTACCATATTAGGGAACCAAGTTCATAATTCCCGGGTAGAAGCTACACCACCCGCACAACCATctaggggtggagctcagtctGTTTGAGGTCGTTCTGAAATGGGAGGTCAGTCAGGTGAAGGACATGCCCATTATTATGTATTCCTGGCCAAGCTAGAGGCAGTTGCTCCAAATACcttgattacatgtattgttttaATGTGCCACAAAGATGCTtccgtattatttgaccctagttccacttattcttatgtgtcgtcATACTTTGCtctttatttggatatgcctcatgGTTCCTTTGATATTCTTGTTCATGTGTCTACACATAttggtgattctattatggtagatcgtGTTGTGTGGTTAccagttgatcttttattgcttaataTGGTTGACTTTaaggtgattttgggtatggattggttatcttcgTATCGTGCTATtgttgattgtcacgctaagaccatgatgttggctatgccggtATTTCTAAGGTTGGAGTGTAGGGGCTCTTTGGGTCATattcctagtagggtgatttctgTTCTGAAGGCTCAATAGATGGTTGATAAGGGGTGTTTGGCATATATAGCTTTTGTAAGGGCTGTTAGTGccgatactcctactgttgattCTGACCCAGTAGTGGGGGAGTTTTCAGAAGTGTTCCCTGTAGGCCTATCGGGCATGCCACcaaatagggatattgattttggtaatGATTTGGTCTCGGCACttagcctatatctattcttgtgtatcGCATGGCATAGttaaaggaattaaaggaactgTTACATGAGTTGTTGGATAAAGGGTTCATCAGGATGAGTGTTTATCCTAGGGGTGCACCGATATTAtctgtgaagaataaggatggttccatgagaatatgtattgattataggaggctgaacaaggttaccatcaagaacaagtatccactacctTACATTGATGATTTGTCTAATCGGCTTCAGAGTGTTaaggtgttctcaaagattgacttaaga contains:
- the LOC138908939 gene encoding uncharacterized protein, coding for MGGQSGEGHAHYYVFLAKLEAVAPNTLITCIVLMCHKDASVLFDPSSTYSYVSSYFALYLDMPHGSFDILVHVSTHIGDSIMVDRVVWLPVDLLLLNMVDFKVILGMDWLSSYRAIVDCHAKTMMLAMPVFLRLECRGSLGHIPSRVISVLKAQ